One Eurosta solidaginis isolate ZX-2024a chromosome 5, ASM4086904v1, whole genome shotgun sequence DNA segment encodes these proteins:
- the Wdr92 gene encoding dynein axonemal assembly factor 10: MDKPQMIEHIQQSVDYTIYDVKWIPCSAKFVVLGSKPNSNGILQIYELNEAKAEKIKEVVKKVAFKCGTFGASSLRNRHMAIGDFEGRMQVLDLERPDLPVYNVEAHKGIINSMDAIGGKQVDCGAPEIVTGSRDGAVKVWDMRQGAAPVVDISPESIKGDGINRNERRDCWAVAFGDSYNNAERCVAAGYDNGDLKLFDLRQLAVRWDTTLKNGICDIEFDRSDIPMNKMGVATLEGGLLIYDMRTQHPTKGFTYVEERNAGRSVGSNGVITGPRSTVWAIRHLPQNRDVFVSCGGTGSIRLWQYEYPEKRRKPDADNIEMGLAGSLQMLHASTVSSQPVHSFDWHPDKMGLAVCGSFDQCVRVLVTTKLNLI, translated from the exons ATGGATAAACCGCAAATGATTGAGCATATCCAACAGAGTGTAGACTACACTATTTACGACGTCAAATGGATACCATGCTCTGCCAAGTTTGTGGTGCTCGGCTCGAAACCTAATAGCAATGGTATTCTACAAATATATGAACTCAACGAGGCAAAAGCAGAAAAGATAAAAGAGGTAGTCAAAAAGGTAGCATTCAAATGCGGTACATTTGGTGCATCTAGCCTACGTAACCGGCACATGGCCATCGGTGATTTTGAAGGACGCATGCAAGTACT AGATTTGGAACGCCCTGATCTGCCAGTCTATAATGTGGAAGCACACAAAGGCATCATAAACAGCATGGATGCAATTGGCGGTAAACAAGTAGATTGTGGTGCACCGGAAATTGTTACGGGCAGCCGTGATGGTGCTGTAAAAGTATGGGATATGCGTCAGGGTGCAGCACCAGTAGTAGACATCAGTCCAGAGTCCATCAAAGGTGATGGCATCAATCGCAATGAACGACGCGACTGTTGGGCTGTTGCTTTCGGTGATAGTTATAATAATGCAGAACGTTGTGTAGCCGCAGGATATGATAATGGTGATTTGAAATTATTCGATTTGCGACAGTTAGCAGTACGTTGGGATACGACATTAAAAAATGGTATTTGTGATATAGAATTTGATCGTAGCGATATACCAATGAATAAAATGGGTGTGGCGACACTTGAGGGTGGTCTACTCATATATGATATGCGTACACAGCATCCAACAAAGGGTTTTACTTATGTAGAGGAACGTAATGCAGGCCGTAGTGTTGGCTCGAATGGTGTTATTACAGGACCAAGATCGACAGTATGGGCCATACGTCATTTACCGCAGAATCGTGATGTATTTGTGTCATGTGGTGGTACCGGTTCGATACGTTTATGGCAATATGAATATCCAGAGAAGAGGCGGAAACCCGATGCAGATAATATTGAAATGGGTCTGGCAGGCTCTTTACAAATGTTACATGCGTCTACAGTTTCCTCACAACCGGTGCACAGCTTCGATTGGCATCCAGACAAAATGGGCTTGGCTGTATGTGGATCGTTTGATCAATGCGTGCGGGTGCTGGTAAccacaaaattaaatttaatttga